In Daphnia magna isolate NIES linkage group LG7, ASM2063170v1.1, whole genome shotgun sequence, a single genomic region encodes these proteins:
- the LOC116933811 gene encoding carbohydrate sulfotransferase 5, which translates to MKSVKKITIALFFITFIIFHLVLIKPHLLNSNLIQEEALPSSSTDSLPIKRIMIVTTWRSGSTFVGDIIKSAPGVFYSFEPLLYLDHHPGSKAALIQSIFQCQFSADFLRSVNGLSGLPNDMRRNRRVWDECHYNRSLCHDPQFVGSLCSYSPVNLIKTVRLRVNELITLMKNDISSKDWKIIHLVRDPRGTMSSREGLNWCKVNPACNDVNRLCTELVEDLELIKELATQFPNRHYLVKFEDLATNVETGTEKLFEFLEMPVLRPTKAFLDSHTKSNDQKLKEDFLNFDHSTFRKSDVVAYGWKTKMDVKLIANITSICASALNALDNI; encoded by the exons atgaagtCCGTGAAAAAGATCACCATTGCTCTGTTTTTTATCACATtcataatttttcatttagttttaATCAAACCGCACTTGTTAAACAGCAATCTCATTCAAG AAGAAGCATTGCCTAGCAGTTCAACAGATTCGCTACCCATTAAACGAATCATGATTGTTACGACGTGGAGATCGGGTTCAACGTTTGTGGGCGACATCATTAAAAGTGCACCTGGCGTTTTTTATTCATTCGAGCCTTTATTGTATTTGGATCATCATCCAGGATCGAAAGCGGCACTAATTCAATCCATTTTCCAATGCCAATTTTCCGCCGATTTCCTGCGTAGCGTCAATGGACTCAGTGGCCTTCCTAATGACATGCGAAGGAATAGACGAGTTTGGGATGAGTGTCATTATAATCGCTCATTGTGTCATGATCCACAATTTGTTGGTAGTTTGTGCTCCTATTCACCCGTTAATCTCATCAAAACTGTTCGATTAAGGGTCAATGAGCTCATAACGTTGATGAAAAATGATATTTCATCGAAAGACTGGAAAATTATTCACTTGGTACGTGACCCTCGAGGCACAATGTCTTCTAGGGAAGGATTAAATTGGTGTAAAGTTAATCCGGCTTGTAATGATGTTAATCGCCTCTGCACCGAATTGGTTGAAGATTTGGAATTGATTAAAGAACTTGCAACTCAATTTCCAAATCGCCATTACCTGGTGAAATTTGAAGATCTTGCCACCAACGTCGAGACGGGGAcagaaaaattgtttgaattCTTGGAGATGCCTGTCCTTCGACCGACCAAAGCATTTTTGGACAGTCACACGAAATCCAATGatcaaaaattgaaagaagaTTTCCTGAATTTTGATCATTCGACATTTCGTAAATCTGACGTTGTCGCTTACGGCTGGAAGACCAAAATGGACGTCAAACTTATCGCCAATATTACCAGTATCTGTGCATCCGCATTAAACGCGCTTGATAACATCTAA